GGCGCCGATGACTATAGCATGTGAGTTGCGCCAGGTGGTGTCGAAGATCTGAGCATAAAGTCCGGCATCGTCGAAGTCTTCGGCTCCGTTGCCGGCCGCTTCCATCACGATTATGCCTTTGGCCCAGGCGTAGAGTATGGCATCATAGTTGGCTTGCCAGTACTCCATGCAGACGTATCCGAGCTGATCCGGGCGCGACTGGAAGTTGTAACGAGGGCCGGGTGCGTGCAGCTCGATCAGGACCAAATCTCCCGGATCGAGGTTGTCGATAGCCGTGTACATAGCCTGCGCGAACGACATTGTGGAGACCGAAACCATGCCGACATCGGCCCCGTAGCAAATGCCGGTCATGCCGTAACCGTTGTTGCCGGCCACCATTTCACCCAACACGGCTGTGCCGTGATTGGTGCTGGATTGGCCTTCGCCGGGGTATGGTCCGATTACGGCGCCTAACGCTTTGTCTAAATCTTCGTGTGTTGTTTGCCAGTTAATCTCGATATCGATGATTTTGACCCCACTGCCGTCGCCACCGGGCAAAGTGTTGGCGTAGTCGGCATCGACACCGGCCGGCGCCGCCTCGCGATAATCCTGGTTCGGCTGGTAGTCCGGCGTCGGTGGGTCGATGTCCTCAGCCACTTCAGGAGCAGGCTGGATGTAGGCGATCTCGACTTCATCCAGCGCGTTTAGTTGCCGGACTATTTGCTCAGCCAGGGCCGGATCGGTCAGGTCGATTCGATAGTAGCTATTGAGATCGGCCATCTCATGCCCGGAACGACGTTGAGCCGCATCCCTGTCCCGATCAAGTTTGTCTTCTGATTGTCCAGCAAAGAGCCTGGAGAAATCACTGCCCAAAAACGGACGAAGCACCGACTCTGCCCTTTGCACAGGTCGTCCGGTGGTCAATGATATTAATCTGTTACCTCGAAGCCTGACGCCTGAGGATTGTGCGAACTTGACCACGACATGGGAAATGACAGCCTGCGAACTTACGGGAATCGCCGACGACTTGTCGGCGGTAACACGCGGGATCAGGTCCGTCGACATGCTTTCGGCCGTATCAGAGTCTATCAGCGCGGCGCCCGGCGTTGCAAGCATACTGCCGGTTGTCAGTATCAGTACCAAAAGCATTCTAGTGGCCAATTTCATCGTCATGTCGTCTCCAGGTTGTAGTCTGTCCGCATTTGTGTATCGTCGGTCGGTGAGGAAGACCGGCAGGAACCTCTGTTATCTACACCAACAATATACGGACCGTCGCGGTTTCGTCAATAACATTACTATTGGAGATATCGGCAATCGATGAGAATGCTCGAAGCAGCCGTGGCTGATTATCTTATCTGACGGACTTTCTGTTCGAGCCTGTTCTTGCCGTTGATAGTCGGCGGCTTGATTGGATACCTGCCGGAGAAACAACTGTCGCAAAAACGGGTGTTGGGCAGCGCTTTGATTCCCAACATCCCCTCCAGGGAGAGGTACCTGAGTGAATCGACTTTCAGGTATCTCTCCATCTGCGCCACCGTTTTCTTGTTGGCGATCAGCTCCTGCCGAGTCGGCATATCGATACCATAGAAGCAAGGGGATATAATCGGGGGAGAGGAGACACGAAAATGGATCTCTTTGGCTCCGGCATCGCGAATCAGTTTGACAAGTTTGAGTGATGTCGTGCCGCGCACAATTGAATCGTCGACAACAACAACCCGGCGACCTTCCAGGACACCCCTGACTGTGTTGAATTTTACTTTGACGTCGAGGTCGCGAATGTCCTGATGCGGATCGATAAAGGTCCGGCCCACATAGTGATTTCGGATAAGGCCGATCTCGAACCGGATACCGGACTCTTCGGAGTACCCCAAAGTGGCTGTGTTGGCCGAGTCCGGGATGCCGATGACGATATCGGCTTCGACCGGATATTCACGGGCAAGCTGACGACCCAGCCGCCGCCTGACCTTATCGACGTTTTCACCGAAAATCTTGGAGTCCGGCCGGGCAAAATAGATATACTCAAAGATGCAGCAAGCCTGCCTGGTTTTCTTCATAGGGAAACGAGAGCGCAGTCCCTTCTTTGAGATTTCGAGCACCTCACCCGGCTTAATATCGCGCACGTATTTGGCTCCGATGATGTCAAAAGCGCACGTTTCGGACGCCACCACCCATGAGTGCCCTAACTTGCCCAAACACAGAGGTCGAAAACCATAAGAATCACGAGCCGCGATAATACTGTCTTCAGTCAGCAACAGAAGAGAAAAAGCGCCCTTAACACTGGACAAGGAGTCACAAATACGATCGATCCGTCGGCTCTTACTTGAACGAGCGGCCAGGTGAAGAATCACTTCGGTATCAGAAGTGGTCTGAAAGATTGATCCTTTAGCATCCAGCCGGGAACGCAGTTGTTTCGAGTTGGTGAGGTTACCGTTGTGTGCAATGGCCAGGCTGCTGTGGCGGTTGGTGATCAGAAAAGGTTGGATGTTAATCAGCGACGATGCGCCGG
This DNA window, taken from Candidatus Zixiibacteriota bacterium, encodes the following:
- the purF gene encoding amidophosphoribosyltransferase — encoded protein: MTDDMVHDNCGVFGIFGNAKAAELTYFGLYSLQHRGQESAGIVTSDNGVIRMHKGMGEVSEVFGNEETVKNLPGRISVGHTRYSTTGASSLINIQPFLITNRHSSLAIAHNGNLTNSKQLRSRLDAKGSIFQTTSDTEVILHLAARSSKSRRIDRICDSLSSVKGAFSLLLLTEDSIIAARDSYGFRPLCLGKLGHSWVVASETCAFDIIGAKYVRDIKPGEVLEISKKGLRSRFPMKKTRQACCIFEYIYFARPDSKIFGENVDKVRRRLGRQLAREYPVEADIVIGIPDSANTATLGYSEESGIRFEIGLIRNHYVGRTFIDPHQDIRDLDVKVKFNTVRGVLEGRRVVVVDDSIVRGTTSLKLVKLIRDAGAKEIHFRVSSPPIISPCFYGIDMPTRQELIANKKTVAQMERYLKVDSLRYLSLEGMLGIKALPNTRFCDSCFSGRYPIKPPTINGKNRLEQKVRQIR